In Deinococcus puniceus, one genomic interval encodes:
- a CDS encoding S9 family peptidase → MCLTAGVISPNSSTDAVAASPDSLLALHFPSDPQVSPGGKQVAFVLTRSEEEDPRQPDPAHAKPRLRSQIWHSDGGQATLLTRGEGNDASPRWSPDGKTLAFTRAASGAKAQLYLLPLSGGEAQRVTDLGQGVQDVQWSPDGRYLTFLSLGNDEDKRDERGEGRIITKPRYRFNGRDWLPETPPCLWRYDVAAAELTEWHAPAVEIGAYAWWPHSGGVVFASSNSETAASQWQQELFTLTLAGEVAQFGRWNSSISALAPHGDGQRVAVTGRPEGKGSPEDDHLFVLHADGTWARLDAGWDCPVAPLVGGDCHVGAFPARPVWHGESLLVLSTVGGSCGLFRAGPDGTVTAQDHQSEGVISAFTSAGGGLALIRESATRFPEVELNGVAVTDLHARLPFAARTPERVTFSTDAGEGEGWVLLPGGEARVPALLSIHGGPHTAYGHAFMHEFQVLAARGYGVAYSNPRGSVGYGQAWSSGNYGRWGSVDQDDLLGFFDTALAAHPRLDGQNAAVMGGSYGGYMTNWITGHTHRFRAAITDRSICNLVSFSGTSDIGLRFWHDELGLEAHRSADAEQLWAMSPLKFAEHVQTPTLIVHSVLDHRCPVEQAEQWYAALTQLGVPVRFVRFPGENHELSRSGRPDRRIQRLEEYLGWLDRYLGVGETEKGV, encoded by the coding sequence ATGTGCTTGACTGCGGGCGTGATTTCGCCCAATTCAAGCACTGACGCTGTTGCGGCGTCGCCCGATTCGCTGCTGGCCCTGCACTTTCCTTCCGACCCGCAGGTGTCGCCCGGCGGCAAGCAGGTGGCCTTCGTGCTGACCCGCAGCGAGGAAGAAGACCCACGCCAGCCTGACCCGGCCCACGCCAAACCACGCCTGCGCTCGCAGATTTGGCATTCGGACGGCGGGCAAGCAACACTCTTGACCCGTGGAGAGGGCAACGACGCCTCGCCCCGTTGGTCGCCGGACGGCAAGACGTTGGCCTTTACGCGGGCAGCAAGCGGGGCAAAAGCGCAACTGTATCTGCTCCCCTTATCGGGCGGCGAGGCCCAGCGAGTCACGGACTTGGGGCAAGGTGTACAGGATGTGCAGTGGAGTCCAGACGGGCGATACCTGACCTTCCTGAGTCTGGGCAACGATGAGGACAAGCGCGACGAGCGTGGAGAGGGCCGGATAATTACCAAACCCCGCTACCGGTTCAATGGCCGCGACTGGCTGCCCGAAACGCCCCCCTGCCTGTGGCGCTACGACGTGGCCGCAGCGGAATTGACCGAGTGGCACGCGCCCGCCGTGGAAATCGGCGCTTATGCGTGGTGGCCCCATTCGGGCGGCGTGGTGTTCGCCTCCAGCAACAGTGAAACGGCGGCCAGCCAGTGGCAGCAAGAACTGTTTACGCTGACGCTGGCAGGCGAAGTGGCGCAGTTCGGGCGCTGGAATTCCTCGATTTCCGCACTGGCCCCGCACGGCGACGGACAGCGTGTGGCCGTGACCGGGCGGCCTGAGGGCAAGGGCAGCCCCGAAGACGATCATCTGTTCGTGCTGCACGCGGACGGCACTTGGGCGCGGCTGGATGCGGGGTGGGACTGCCCGGTTGCGCCACTCGTGGGTGGAGACTGCCACGTGGGAGCTTTCCCCGCCCGCCCCGTCTGGCACGGCGAATCCCTGCTGGTGCTGAGTACGGTGGGGGGCAGTTGCGGCCTGTTCCGGGCAGGGCCGGACGGCACGGTCACGGCGCAAGACCATCAATCCGAGGGCGTGATTTCAGCGTTTACCAGTGCAGGAGGCGGCCTCGCCCTGATTCGGGAAAGTGCCACCCGGTTTCCGGAAGTGGAATTGAACGGTGTGGCCGTGACTGACCTACACGCCCGCCTGCCGTTTGCCGCCCGCACGCCCGAACGGGTCACGTTTTCCACCGACGCCGGAGAGGGCGAAGGCTGGGTGCTGTTGCCCGGTGGAGAAGCCCGCGTGCCTGCCCTGCTCAGCATTCACGGCGGGCCGCATACCGCTTACGGTCACGCCTTCATGCACGAATTTCAGGTGTTGGCGGCGCGTGGTTACGGTGTGGCCTACAGCAATCCTCGCGGCAGTGTGGGCTACGGGCAGGCGTGGTCTAGTGGCAATTACGGACGCTGGGGCAGCGTGGATCAGGACGATCTGCTGGGCTTTTTCGATACGGCGCTGGCCGCCCACCCGCGCCTAGACGGCCAGAATGCAGCGGTCATGGGCGGCAGTTACGGCGGCTACATGACCAACTGGATCACGGGCCACACCCACCGCTTCCGGGCCGCCATCACAGACCGCAGCATCTGCAATCTGGTGTCGTTCAGCGGCACATCGGACATCGGCCTGCGCTTCTGGCACGATGAATTGGGCCTAGAGGCCCACCGCAGCGCCGACGCCGAACAACTCTGGGCCATGAGTCCCCTGAAATTTGCCGAACACGTGCAGACGCCCACCCTGATCGTGCATAGCGTGCTGGATCACCGCTGCCCCGTGGAGCAGGCCGAGCAGTGGTACGCCGCGCTGACACAACTGGGCGTGCCCGTGCGCTTCGTGCGGTTTCCCGGCGAAAACCACGAACTCAGCCGCTCCGGGCGTCCAGACCGCCGGATTCAGCGCCTAGAGGAGTATCTGGGCTGGTTGGATCGGTATTTAGGGGTGGGCGAAACAGAGAAGGGCGTCTGA
- a CDS encoding M20 family metallopeptidase: protein MTASASLPDLAHLLPDLHQLVEIESPSGNAQAIARVMDVVEGWARALGAEVEHLSGGTRSFLFGLQDRPALILTHADTVWPHGTLETMPFRVEGDRLYGPGTYDMKAGIVSAIHALRALHTSGGWPAGGVQLLITPDEETGSHSSRAHIEAAARQARAVLVVEPPVADSHALKTGRKGVGSFVLTLHGVASHAGNKPEEGASAVAEAARLIPAIHALARPDAGTNVSVGLIRGGSAVNVIPARCVLEVDVRAGSVAEGERVTAGMHALTAGDPRVRLELTGGLNRPPFERGPQTMALYARAQALATGLGFQLTEEVVGGGSDGNFTAPLSPTLDGLGAPGDGAHAAHEHVRLDRWPLHVALLTGLLREV, encoded by the coding sequence ATGACCGCTTCCGCCTCCTTACCCGATCTGGCCCACCTGCTGCCCGATTTGCATCAGTTGGTAGAAATAGAATCGCCGTCCGGCAATGCACAGGCCATAGCCCGCGTGATGGACGTGGTCGAAGGCTGGGCACGCGCACTGGGCGCAGAAGTGGAGCATCTGTCCGGTGGCACGCGCTCATTTTTGTTCGGCTTGCAAGATCGGCCCGCCCTGATCCTGACCCACGCCGATACAGTTTGGCCGCACGGGACGCTAGAAACCATGCCGTTCCGGGTCGAAGGTGACCGCTTGTACGGCCCCGGCACCTACGACATGAAAGCCGGAATCGTGTCGGCCATTCACGCCCTGCGTGCCCTGCACACCTCGGGCGGTTGGCCTGCGGGCGGCGTGCAACTCCTCATCACGCCGGATGAAGAAACCGGGTCGCACAGCAGCCGCGCCCACATCGAGGCCGCCGCCCGTCAGGCCCGCGCCGTGTTGGTGGTGGAACCCCCCGTAGCCGATTCGCACGCCCTCAAGACCGGGCGCAAAGGCGTCGGCTCGTTTGTCCTCACGCTGCACGGCGTTGCCAGTCACGCCGGAAACAAACCCGAGGAAGGGGCCAGCGCCGTCGCTGAGGCCGCCCGCCTGATTCCGGCTATTCACGCGCTGGCCCGCCCGGACGCGGGAACGAACGTCAGTGTAGGCCTGATCCGGGGCGGCAGCGCCGTGAACGTGATTCCGGCTCGCTGCGTGTTGGAAGTAGACGTGCGGGCGGGCAGCGTGGCAGAAGGCGAGCGCGTGACGGCTGGCATGCACGCCCTGACGGCTGGCGATCCCCGCGTTCGCCTGGAACTGACGGGCGGCCTGAACCGTCCCCCCTTCGAGCGCGGGCCGCAGACAATGGCGCTGTATGCACGGGCGCAGGCTCTGGCCACTGGCCTCGGCTTCCAACTGACGGAGGAAGTGGTAGGCGGCGGCAGCGACGGCAATTTCACCGCGCCGCTCTCGCCCACGCTGGACGGCCTCGGCGCACCCGGCGACGGCGCACACGCTGCCCACGAGCATGTGCGCCTAGACCGCTGGCCCCTACACGTGGCGCTCCTGACAGGGCTGCTGCGGGAGGTGTGA
- a CDS encoding PIG-L deacetylase family protein codes for MTHAPEATSPRLKLLLILPHPDDEVYGASGTLMTLLAEGHNCGLVTLTHGEAGRMLGLCNTPEELAELRDAELRACLAVIGLTTTPGSSFEQHNFPDKYLQDQPMEPIIETAREAMTRHRPEIVLTFPPNGSNGHPDHVTTHRAVKAAWDALPEGERPRLWYYASDTAPENEALRPEWLPANLRRDVTPFITRKLQAIACHRTQALSTVDFIRKFPERIVEETFYEVGV; via the coding sequence ATGACCCACGCTCCCGAAGCTACATCCCCCCGCCTGAAACTCCTGCTGATCTTGCCGCACCCCGACGATGAGGTGTACGGCGCGTCCGGCACGCTGATGACCTTGCTGGCTGAGGGCCACAACTGCGGCCTCGTGACCCTGACGCATGGGGAAGCCGGGCGGATGCTGGGACTGTGCAACACGCCAGAAGAACTCGCAGAACTGCGGGACGCGGAATTGCGGGCCTGTCTGGCCGTCATCGGGCTGACCACCACGCCCGGCAGCTCCTTCGAGCAGCACAATTTTCCCGACAAGTACCTGCAAGACCAGCCCATGGAGCCGATCATCGAGACGGCGCGTGAGGCCATGACGCGGCACCGCCCCGAAATCGTGCTGACTTTTCCGCCCAACGGCAGCAACGGCCACCCCGATCATGTGACCACCCACCGCGCCGTAAAAGCCGCGTGGGACGCCCTGCCGGAAGGAGAGCGCCCGCGACTGTGGTACTACGCCAGCGACACCGCCCCCGAAAACGAGGCCCTGCGTCCGGAGTGGCTGCCCGCCAACCTGCGCCGCGACGTGACGCCCTTCATTACGCGCAAGCTGCAAGCCATCGCCTGCCACCGCACACAGGCGCTGAGTACGGTGGATTTTATTCGCAAGTTTCCAGAGCGGATCGTGGAGGAAACGTTTTACGAAGTTGGAGTGTAA
- a CDS encoding GNAT family N-acetyltransferase, translating into MNDSTVAVPDDSAPPAFRLREFRSPDDYVDAAWVLTAASPEWPVTPELLQTWDEAEDPNLFRTDVVAEQGGRVVGVGRVGHDDFAFEEWRYWGNLTVHPEARGQGVGGAMYRELLGRVQAREAREIRTMLSDGPHHEAGRALLAAHGWQETWQRYESRIQTAETDLSRFGPLMDGVAAHGIELHSVASLAADPERNRKLWELDWLLFQDVPMGTALTKRPFEAWVAQELEDPTFSADLSFVAVRPDLNDPLTGSYVGYSTLMQNPSGFYVIGMTGVRREDRGKGVAKALKVAAMQALNARGGGEIRTFNDAPNAAMLGMNQALGFVRGPTHLRYELHLAEAEQAEGGQ; encoded by the coding sequence ATGAACGATTCCACCGTTGCTGTGCCTGATGATTCCGCTCCGCCCGCCTTCCGCCTGCGCGAGTTCCGCAGTCCTGACGACTACGTGGACGCCGCGTGGGTGCTGACCGCTGCCAGCCCAGAATGGCCCGTGACGCCCGAACTGCTGCAAACGTGGGACGAGGCCGAAGACCCGAACCTGTTCCGCACCGACGTGGTGGCCGAGCAAGGCGGGCGCGTGGTGGGCGTGGGGCGCGTCGGGCACGATGATTTTGCCTTCGAGGAATGGCGCTACTGGGGCAACCTGACTGTTCACCCGGAGGCACGCGGGCAGGGCGTGGGCGGGGCGATGTACCGGGAACTCCTCGGGCGAGTGCAGGCGCGTGAGGCGCGGGAAATTCGCACCATGCTGTCGGACGGGCCGCACCACGAGGCGGGCCGGGCGCTCCTTGCCGCGCACGGTTGGCAGGAGACGTGGCAGCGGTACGAGAGCCGCATTCAAACCGCCGAGACTGACTTATCGCGCTTTGGCCCACTGATGGACGGCGTGGCCGCGCACGGCATAGAGCTGCATTCGGTGGCGTCGCTGGCCGCCGACCCAGAGCGCAACCGCAAATTGTGGGAACTGGACTGGCTGCTGTTTCAGGATGTGCCGATGGGCACGGCGCTGACCAAACGGCCCTTTGAGGCATGGGTGGCGCAGGAACTGGAAGACCCCACCTTCAGCGCCGATCTGTCGTTTGTGGCGGTGCGCCCCGACCTGAACGATCCCCTGACCGGAAGTTACGTGGGCTACTCCACCCTGATGCAAAATCCGTCTGGGTTCTACGTGATCGGCATGACGGGCGTGCGGCGCGAAGACCGGGGTAAAGGCGTGGCGAAGGCCCTGAAAGTGGCGGCCATGCAAGCTCTGAACGCACGCGGCGGCGGCGAAATCCGCACCTTCAACGACGCGCCGAACGCTGCCATGTTGGGCATGAATCAGGCGCTCGGCTTTGTGCGCGGGCCGACGCATCTGCGCTACGAACTGCACTTGGCAGAGGCAGAGCAAGCAGAGGGGGGGCAATGA
- a CDS encoding GNAT family N-acetyltransferase, protein MSLLTAQNVKIRDFADADYPALAALQQAVWPKQTVSADSLQHDDQELQAHPVKPHFWRIVAEDEGGRVVGAASAVQWPGMFDPHRYHAELSVLPEAEGQGVGRALAEAVWAHLQERGAREILAGTQEDRPRGLTFLAHWGFAEAMRFFDNVLDVQTFDPAPFADAAQLAPGYRAVSLADLSTELGADAAWAAYFAGFVQARADVPRTGEASPVVESEFRKRETNPQFWPEAVLLAVHEPTGEIAALTELWLEPADESRLTTGLTGTARNHRRLGLALALKLKSIEQARARGAAKIWTGNASTNRPMLNINERLGFVKEPAWIEMQWFAPQSEGKE, encoded by the coding sequence ATGAGCCTTCTCACTGCCCAGAACGTGAAGATTCGGGACTTTGCAGACGCCGATTATCCGGCGCTGGCCGCACTCCAGCAGGCCGTGTGGCCCAAGCAGACGGTCAGTGCCGACTCCCTTCAGCACGATGATCAGGAGTTACAGGCGCATCCTGTCAAGCCGCATTTTTGGCGCATCGTGGCCGAAGACGAGGGCGGGCGTGTGGTGGGTGCAGCGTCGGCGGTGCAGTGGCCGGGCATGTTCGATCCCCACCGCTACCACGCCGAGTTGTCGGTGCTGCCCGAAGCCGAGGGGCAAGGCGTGGGGCGGGCGCTGGCCGAAGCGGTGTGGGCGCACCTACAGGAACGCGGCGCACGCGAGATTCTGGCGGGCACGCAAGAAGACCGGCCACGCGGCCTCACCTTCCTCGCGCACTGGGGCTTTGCCGAAGCCATGCGCTTTTTCGATAACGTGCTGGACGTGCAAACCTTCGATCCCGCGCCGTTTGCCGACGCTGCCCAACTGGCCCCCGGCTACCGCGCCGTGTCTCTGGCCGATCTGAGTACCGAACTTGGCGCAGACGCAGCGTGGGCCGCCTATTTTGCCGGATTCGTGCAGGCCCGCGCCGATGTGCCGCGCACCGGAGAAGCCAGCCCGGTGGTGGAATCCGAGTTTCGCAAACGGGAAACCAACCCGCAATTCTGGCCGGAAGCCGTGCTGTTGGCGGTACACGAACCCACCGGAGAAATCGCGGCCCTGACCGAACTCTGGTTGGAGCCCGCCGACGAGAGCCGCCTGACCACTGGCCTGACTGGAACGGCCCGCAACCACCGCCGATTGGGGCTGGCGTTGGCGCTGAAGCTGAAGTCCATAGAGCAGGCGCGGGCGCGGGGCGCGGCAAAAATCTGGACGGGCAACGCCAGCACTAACCGCCCCATGCTGAACATCAACGAGCGGCTGGGCTTCGTGAAGGAGCCCGCGTGGATAGAGATGCAGTGGTTCGCGCCGCAGAGTGAGGGCAAAGAATGA
- a CDS encoding GNAT family N-acetyltransferase, translated as MSRWPVRPIQDTDWDAAAEVWTLAHPHDPFSGPELRHQTEQQTTWGYRHTALVAEAEGGAVVGLGLLSQNPGMYHPQRFGLELAVRPDWQGQGVGAALWQELEETLRGWNALSVRTLAREDHPLAPHFLTRRGFTPGKRYFTSALNLTDKSFDAAPFDEGPFLATETRLMALGVRVRSLAELREAGTPDLPRRLHALMSDVRQDVPRSEPATPLTFEVFDEAVLNDSCLLPGAYLIAQAPGGEWIGQSTLFRSESSPDLLTGLTGVTRDWRGQGVATLLKLHILRVAQTLATQALATQTPAAQALAAQTDGQVFLRTDNASDNAPMLAINDRFGFVRDPASVSWVLEFGADGQS; from the coding sequence ATGAGCCGCTGGCCTGTTCGACCTATTCAGGATACCGACTGGGACGCCGCCGCCGAGGTCTGGACGCTGGCCCACCCGCACGACCCCTTCAGCGGCCCGGAACTGCGGCACCAGACGGAGCAGCAGACCACTTGGGGCTACCGACATACGGCGCTGGTGGCCGAAGCTGAAGGCGGCGCGGTAGTGGGCTTGGGCCTGTTGTCTCAGAATCCGGGGATGTACCACCCGCAGCGGTTCGGGCTGGAACTGGCGGTGCGCCCCGACTGGCAGGGGCAGGGTGTGGGCGCGGCGCTGTGGCAGGAGCTAGAGGAAACATTGCGCGGCTGGAATGCTCTTTCTGTTCGCACGCTGGCCCGCGAAGATCACCCGCTCGCCCCTCATTTTCTGACCCGGCGCGGCTTCACGCCCGGTAAGCGGTACTTCACCAGCGCCCTGAACCTGACCGACAAGAGCTTTGATGCAGCACCATTTGACGAAGGGCCGTTTTTGGCCACTGAGACGCGGTTGATGGCTCTGGGCGTGCGCGTTCGTAGCCTCGCGGAGTTGCGGGAAGCGGGCACGCCCGACCTGCCCCGCCGCCTGCACGCCCTGATGTCCGATGTGCGGCAGGATGTCCCGCGTTCGGAACCCGCCACGCCGCTGACCTTTGAAGTCTTCGACGAAGCTGTGCTGAATGATTCCTGCCTCCTGCCGGGGGCCTACCTGATCGCACAGGCCCCCGGCGGCGAGTGGATCGGCCAATCCACCCTGTTTCGCTCGGAGAGTAGCCCTGACCTGCTGACTGGGCTGACGGGCGTGACGCGGGACTGGCGCGGGCAGGGCGTCGCCACGCTGCTGAAACTGCACATTCTGCGGGTGGCACAGACCCTAGCGACACAGGCTCTAGCGACACAGACCCCAGCGGCACAGGCTTTGGCTGCCCAAACAGACGGCCAAGTGTTCCTCCGTACCGACAACGCCAGTGACAATGCGCCGATGCTCGCCATCAATGACCGTTTCGGCTTCGTGCGCGACCCCGCCAGCGTCAGTTGGGTGCTGGAGTTCGGGGCGGATGGTCAGAGTTGA
- a CDS encoding NUDIX hydrolase, with product MTTSPPESARPIAYQVGVFALVHQRNQYLLVRPRRPILPGGNYGLPGLVLDAEAGSGVAEMGLRRALLAQVGISVSGLRLVGSHAARGTEHGQADARLYLIFGTEYCSGILNPQPAELYSAEWMAASSFDNRTPEWLHAAVREYQTTATPTPTPSVSSVFGRKR from the coding sequence GTGACCACGTCCCCCCCAGAAAGCGCCCGGCCTATCGCCTATCAGGTGGGCGTGTTCGCCCTTGTGCATCAGCGCAATCAGTACCTGCTGGTGCGCCCGCGCCGTCCCATTTTGCCGGGCGGAAATTACGGTCTGCCGGGCCTGGTGCTTGACGCCGAAGCGGGCAGCGGCGTGGCCGAAATGGGCCTGCGCCGCGCACTGCTGGCTCAGGTGGGCATTTCGGTTTCGGGCCTGCGCTTGGTGGGCAGCCACGCCGCACGGGGCACCGAACATGGGCAAGCCGACGCCCGCCTGTACCTGATTTTTGGCACCGAATACTGCTCCGGTATCCTGAATCCTCAGCCCGCAGAACTGTACAGCGCCGAATGGATGGCCGCCTCCAGCTTCGATAACCGCACCCCAGAATGGCTGCACGCCGCCGTGCGCGAATACCAGACAACCGCCACGCCCACGCCGACGCCCTCGGTGTCCTCAGTCTTTGGCCGCAAACGCTAA
- the rsfS gene encoding ribosome silencing factor, with protein sequence MNPASQHSAQTVQNQLRAIVDAARERRAEDVVVLDLTDVSSTLEYFIICTASAGLQLNAIQENVRQKAQESGLPRPSVEGPSERWLLLAFGGGIVVHIMTKDARDYYDLEGLWSDARKLEFLEAPRDPEANMTATTQAESAQAE encoded by the coding sequence ATGAATCCAGCATCACAGCACTCTGCACAGACCGTCCAGAACCAACTCCGCGCCATCGTGGACGCCGCCCGCGAACGCCGCGCCGAGGATGTCGTCGTCCTTGACCTGACCGACGTGTCTTCCACCCTCGAATACTTCATCATCTGCACCGCCAGCGCGGGCCTGCAACTGAACGCCATTCAGGAAAACGTGCGGCAGAAGGCGCAGGAATCCGGCCTGCCCCGCCCCAGCGTCGAAGGCCCCAGCGAGCGCTGGTTGCTGCTGGCCTTTGGCGGCGGCATCGTGGTTCACATCATGACCAAAGACGCCCGCGACTACTACGACCTAGAGGGCCTGTGGAGCGACGCCCGCAAGCTGGAATTTCTAGAGGCACCCCGAGACCCCGAAGCCAACATGACGGCCACCACGCAGGCCGAATCTGCTCAGGCCGAGTAA
- a CDS encoding LCP family protein, whose translation MSLLPPDFPSDGSANPRPLARLRALQAFGLSLAALALGGVAVLSSPGASTPASALVAGSAPNFTLLVAGRDIVYCYYRQPCKDQEQRTGIIQPPNTDTLMLVKVDAGRVSVLSIPRDTNVGEYDYRGSPAAQKVNSRYWSGGPEGLTRAVEEITGERVDAHVIVRTDYVARVIDALGGLDVTVPKGGIEWIDQAAGVNLKLDAGNHHLDGETAVLFLRVRKGFGDDWGRIDHQKQALTQLASRLKSAKGLAALPTILGGIGNGVETNADPNLLPTLLPYLPQLKLTFATLPTDEIRGSFNLAVNRERLAEVWGNTAPSLATASTVRPVSIRIEDASGAALGPRLARALAALGYTEITTEAVPASPEASQVFTGSDVRAASELADTLGLPRLQGERFPVEAGEIGILLGTDARETLAALNAYPDGTAPDGPAQTTPDATTDLEGMDQSGAGQPGVN comes from the coding sequence GTGAGCCTGTTGCCGCCTGATTTTCCGTCTGATGGTTCTGCCAACCCCCGCCCACTGGCGCGTCTGCGGGCGTTGCAAGCTTTCGGGCTGTCTTTGGCGGCGTTGGCCCTGGGCGGTGTGGCCGTCCTCAGTTCTCCGGGGGCGTCTACTCCGGCCAGCGCACTGGTAGCGGGCAGCGCCCCGAATTTTACGTTGCTGGTGGCGGGCCGCGACATCGTGTACTGCTATTACCGCCAGCCCTGCAAGGATCAGGAGCAGCGCACGGGCATTATTCAGCCGCCCAACACCGACACTCTGATGCTGGTGAAGGTGGACGCCGGACGGGTCAGTGTGCTGAGCATTCCCCGCGACACCAACGTGGGCGAGTACGACTACCGGGGTTCGCCCGCTGCCCAGAAGGTGAACAGCCGCTACTGGTCAGGGGGGCCGGAAGGCCTGACCCGCGCCGTGGAGGAAATTACGGGCGAGCGCGTAGACGCCCACGTGATCGTGAGAACCGACTATGTGGCCCGCGTGATAGACGCGCTGGGCGGCCTAGACGTGACCGTGCCGAAGGGCGGCATAGAGTGGATAGATCAGGCGGCGGGCGTAAACCTGAAGCTGGATGCCGGAAACCACCATCTTGACGGAGAAACGGCGGTGCTGTTCCTGCGCGTCCGCAAAGGCTTTGGCGACGACTGGGGCCGCATAGACCACCAGAAGCAGGCGCTGACGCAACTGGCCTCGCGCCTGAAATCGGCCAAAGGGTTGGCGGCCCTGCCCACCATTCTGGGCGGCATCGGCAACGGCGTGGAAACCAACGCCGATCCCAACTTGCTGCCTACCCTGCTGCCGTATCTGCCCCAACTCAAGCTGACCTTCGCCACCCTACCCACCGACGAGATTCGCGGCTCTTTTAACTTGGCCGTGAACCGCGAAAGATTGGCCGAAGTGTGGGGCAACACTGCGCCGAGTTTGGCGACTGCAAGCACTGTGCGCCCAGTCAGCATCCGAATAGAGGACGCCAGCGGAGCCGCCCTTGGCCCCCGCTTGGCCCGTGCTTTGGCGGCGCTGGGCTACACCGAAATCACCACCGAAGCCGTGCCAGCCAGCCCCGAGGCCAGTCAGGTCTTTACGGGCAGCGACGTGCGGGCCGCCAGCGAATTGGCCGATACCTTGGGCCTTCCCCGCTTGCAAGGTGAGCGTTTCCCCGTAGAGGCTGGAGAAATCGGTATTCTGCTGGGAACGGACGCCCGCGAGACCCTCGCGGCACTGAATGCGTACCCGGATGGCACCGCTCCGGACGGCCCCGCCCAGACCACCCCCGATGCCACGACTGATCTGGAGGGAATGGATCAGAGCGGCGCAGGTCAGCCCGGAGTAAATTAG
- the yqeK gene encoding bis(5'-nucleosyl)-tetraphosphatase (symmetrical) YqeK, whose product MIAALPQPRHPLADLVGWEDRVRLMVRPKRYQHVLRVAELACQIACANGLDESRAYAAGILHDIARDLPDAELLRLAPPEHPIDAAHPLALHGRAARTLLERWGYRDPVVLEAVEDHTTGPRGGNPVSACVYVADVSEPGRGVNEDIRELALHDLDAALHRAIASKVTYLQGRGIQVHPRTLQAYYALPLVRVDHGHSACGHAGSDASVAASPAPRLSLRRSRPA is encoded by the coding sequence ATGATTGCCGCACTGCCCCAACCGCGTCACCCCCTCGCCGATCTGGTTGGGTGGGAAGACCGCGTTCGCCTGATGGTGCGCCCCAAGCGTTACCAGCACGTCCTGCGCGTTGCAGAACTCGCCTGCCAGATCGCCTGTGCCAACGGCCTCGATGAATCGCGGGCCTACGCTGCGGGCATCCTGCACGACATAGCCCGTGACCTTCCCGACGCCGAACTCTTGCGCCTCGCGCCACCCGAACACCCTATAGACGCCGCGCACCCGCTGGCCCTGCATGGCCGCGCCGCCCGCACCTTGCTGGAACGCTGGGGCTACCGTGATCCGGTGGTGCTGGAGGCTGTCGAAGACCACACCACCGGGCCACGCGGCGGGAATCCGGTGTCGGCCTGCGTGTACGTGGCCGATGTCTCGGAACCCGGACGCGGCGTGAACGAGGACATCCGCGAATTGGCCCTGCACGATCTCGACGCCGCCCTGCACCGGGCCATCGCCTCCAAAGTCACCTACCTTCAGGGGCGGGGCATTCAGGTTCATCCGCGAACCTTGCAGGCCTATTACGCGCTGCCGCTGGTGCGGGTGGATCACGGCCATTCTGCCTGTGGCCATGCGGGTTCAGACGCCTCCGTTGCCGCTTCCCCGGCCCCCCGACTTTCCCTGCGCCGCAGCCGCCCCGCCTGA